TTACAGTTTGCATGACGTTTTCAAAATAAGATAGTAATTTTGGATGTAAATAGATATAGGGACttaaggaaaaattacaCGTTTAatacagaattatattttatgcgaTACATCGTATCCTCTGAATTTATATCCTGAGTTTGCACACTGTTTAATAGAAATTCTCtttcgttcttttttatattgtccaTTAATTTATCTGTCCctagtatttttgtatttatccatgaacccaaaggggtaaactaacaattggataaatatttatatttgaaaatattgttctttattttttttataacatcaTATGataatgtattatataatttttcctgAAGAATGATTATGTGTATTTAATAGGTTTTACTTACCTTATATAGCATTGCTAGAGGTATAAAGAATCCTAATGATGTACCTATAATCGTTCCTACGGGGATGGCTTTTTCTTCCGTGTCCGTTCCTCCTACTGGTTCTCCTACTGCAGATACTCTTACTCCCTGTTCTGATACTAGTGCTCCTTGTAATTCTAATTCAGTATTGGGGTGTTTCATAAATGAATTACcctgttcttttttcttgaGTAGTTCATTGCAATGATGAGGGTATGAAAGTAAATCCGAAAAACTCGATGTACAATTACTTGTTAGTTGTAGTATATTCGCATCAAGAATATCCTTAagttcatttaatatattgcaAAATTTAGTATCATcttgttttatatattcaaactttatataattatatgacTCAGCGCAGGATTTAGCACTAGAACATGTTATTCTATCATGATCTTTAGAAATATCAAACATACAATTATTGTAATTACTATATAGATtatgaattttataatatttgtgGAGATccatgtaatatattttccctaAACAGAAATTCATTAtctcattattattattataattattat
This Plasmodium cynomolgi strain B DNA, scaffold: 0824, whole genome shotgun sequence DNA region includes the following protein-coding sequences:
- a CDS encoding hypothetical protein (putative), whose product is MNFCLGKIYYMDLHKYYKIHNLYSNYNNCMFDISKDHDRITCSSAKSCAESYNYIKFEYIKQDDTKFCNILNELKDILDANILQLTSNCTSSFSDLLSYPHHCNELLKKKEQGNSFMKHPNTELELQGALVSEQGVRVSAVGEPVGGTDTEEKAIPVGTIIGTSLGFFIPLAMLYKEKLYNTLSYDVIKKIKNNIFKYKYLSNC